The proteins below are encoded in one region of Gallus gallus isolate bGalGal1 chromosome 12, bGalGal1.mat.broiler.GRCg7b, whole genome shotgun sequence:
- the LOC121106685 gene encoding proline-rich protein 2-like isoform X1 — protein sequence MPRGGGGRLEHGGPELRGRIPHKGEAQSCSPLHNGRGPRRGRDGALSGGTEMGTPREAGKGPPGGRSSEGMRPPRRRRRRTAGPCGPPTPKGGPTVTLRAPGPPRGRGPGRASPDTVRKQKTPHRPNGRPRAEGRTAGRSARQARCSLPPQSPAARPAGPQHRHRPRRRTGPATTARAAAPSFPRHRPCSSAPPPRQGGAPGSGPLRGLPVPRTRLRVSSRPPPAHAYLAGPFLGPRAALGPAERHGVSWAAGGSKPAAAAPAPPPGSGTTAAPQAGRKRHCAHGDPRRRRQGRPGHAYLRSPLAAAAPHRAPPGRPPPISPRLPSLPIGGLFARPLPRSFFIGSRPPAPPLASRTRRPTGSPGCQSSGEGGTTLAPTRCGRAGCDGARRPRRATC from the coding sequence ATGCCTCGCGGCGGGGGGGGCCGTCTGGAACACGGCGGCCCCGAGCTCCGAGGCCGCATCCCGCACAAAGGCgaggctcagagctgctccccGTTACATAATGGCCGggggccgcggcggggccgggacgGGGCCCTTTCCGGGGGCACGGAGATGGGAACCCCTCGAGAGGCGGGAAAAGGTCCCCCCGGGGGTCGCTCCTCGGAGGGGATGCGGCccccccggcggcggcggcggaggacAGCGGGGCCGTGCGGCCCGCCGACACCCAAGGGCGGCCCAACGGTGACCTTGCGAGCGCCGGGCCCCCCGCGTGGCCGCGGCCCCGGCAGGGCGAGCCCCGACACcgtgagaaagcagaaaacgCCGCACCGCCCGAACGGGCGGCCCCGAGCCGAGGGACGAACCGCCGGACGGAGCGCGCGGCAGGCCCGGTGCTCGCTGCCGCCACAAAGCCCCGCGGCCCGGCCGGCCGGCCCGCAGCACCGGcaccggccccgccgccgcacCGGGCCCGCCACGACGGCCCGCGCCGCCGCACCGAGCTTCCCCCGGCACCGGCCCTGCAGCTCCGCACCGCCACCGAGGCAGGGCGGAGCGCCGGGCAGCGGCCCGCTCCGGGGACTGCCGGTGCCGCGCACCCGCCTGCGCGTTtcctcccgcccgccgccggcccACGCCTACCTGGCCGGCCCGTTCCTCGGGCCCCGCGCGGCACTAGGCCCGGCTGAGCGCCACGGCGTTTCCTGGGCGGCCGGCGGCAGCAAGCCCGCGGCGGCAGCGCCAGCCCCTCCCCCTGGCAGCGGTACGACGGCTGCTCCCCAGGCCGGGCGGAAACGGCACTGCGCGCACGGGGATCCCCGGCGCCGGCGCCAGGGGCGCCCCGGCCACGCCTACTTGCGCTCCCCGTTGGCTGCCGCGGCGCCGCACCGCGCCCCGccgggccgcccgccgccgaTATCGCCCCGCCTTCCCTCACTTCCTATTGGTGGGCTCTTCGCCCGGCCCCTCCCGCGCTCTTTTTTCATTGggagccgcccgcccgccccgccgctcgcCTCACGGACGCGGCGTCCCACTGGCTCGCCAGGCTGCCAATCATCCGGGGAGGGCGGGACGACGCTAGCGCCGACGCGGTGCGGCCGGGCGGGCTGCGACGGTGCCCGCCGGCCGAGGCGCGCTACGTGCTGA